The Lentzea guizhouensis genome contains a region encoding:
- a CDS encoding GntR family transcriptional regulator, producing MLSEQVHADLRDAIMRGGHAPGAPLKPQDLAKAHGVSLAVVREALVRLVGDGLADRLPNRGFAVPEFTDRRWQDIAEARLAVEPVVLRMAVERGDLDWETRVRAAHHRLARTPPFDGGEHYTEAWAEAHRLFHRTLLEGCGNDTLLETFDRMWTASELARRFSARRNAGRDHVAEHRRLEEAALARDAGAAVAVLEQHLALTASGLVEQT from the coding sequence ATGCTCTCGGAGCAGGTGCACGCGGACCTGCGTGACGCGATCATGCGCGGCGGCCACGCGCCCGGTGCCCCTCTCAAGCCCCAGGACCTGGCCAAAGCGCACGGGGTGAGCCTGGCGGTCGTGCGCGAGGCGCTGGTGCGGCTGGTGGGCGACGGCCTGGCCGACCGGCTGCCGAACCGCGGTTTCGCCGTGCCCGAGTTCACCGACCGGCGCTGGCAGGACATCGCCGAGGCCCGGCTCGCGGTCGAACCCGTCGTGCTGCGGATGGCGGTCGAGCGCGGTGACCTCGACTGGGAGACGCGGGTCCGAGCCGCCCACCACCGGCTCGCGCGCACCCCGCCGTTCGACGGCGGTGAGCACTACACCGAGGCGTGGGCGGAGGCGCACCGGCTGTTCCACCGCACGCTGCTGGAGGGGTGCGGCAACGACACCCTGCTGGAGACGTTCGACCGGATGTGGACCGCCAGTGAGCTGGCCCGTCGCTTCTCGGCCCGCCGCAACGCCGGTCGGGACCACGTCGCCGAGCACCGCCGGCTGGAGGAGGCCGCGCTGGCCCGTGACGCCGGCGCCGCGGTCGCCGTGCTGGAGCAGCACCTCGCGCTGACCGCCTCCGGACTGGTCGAGCAGACCTGA
- a CDS encoding YbhB/YbcL family Raf kinase inhibitor-like protein — MNDPFARLPEAATFTVTSSSVTDGAVWAPEQLGGKDVSPQLSWTGAPDGTRSYAVTVYDPDAPTGSGFWHWAVADIPATCTDLPEGAGDATGSGLPQGAFQLPNDARLAQYVGAAPPAGHGRHRYFVVVHALGVESIGVPADATPALLGFLMSAHVLGRAVLVATAETPGPELIEVSRLVPAPADAVFAVLTDPFGHVEIDASGMLMGAEGAPVTQVGDRFVVHMDREALGDVPLGRYDVDVVITKLVPGEEIAWTVEGRVGPHARHVYGYRLAPAANGTLVTSYYDWSQVSDEWRGRVTFPVVSQAALKATLGILERVVRRRSPAGA, encoded by the coding sequence ATGAACGACCCGTTCGCCCGCCTTCCCGAGGCGGCCACCTTCACCGTCACCAGCAGCTCGGTCACCGACGGCGCCGTGTGGGCACCCGAGCAGCTCGGCGGCAAGGACGTCTCGCCCCAGCTGTCCTGGACCGGCGCCCCGGACGGCACCAGGAGCTACGCCGTCACCGTCTACGACCCCGACGCCCCCACCGGGTCCGGTTTCTGGCACTGGGCGGTCGCCGACATCCCCGCCACCTGCACCGATCTGCCCGAAGGCGCCGGTGATGCCACCGGTTCCGGCCTGCCGCAGGGCGCGTTCCAGCTGCCCAACGACGCCCGGCTCGCGCAGTACGTCGGCGCCGCACCGCCCGCGGGCCACGGCCGGCACCGCTACTTCGTCGTCGTGCACGCCCTCGGCGTCGAGTCGATCGGGGTTCCCGCCGACGCGACGCCCGCGCTGCTCGGTTTCCTGATGAGCGCGCACGTCCTCGGCCGCGCCGTCCTGGTCGCCACGGCGGAGACACCGGGGCCGGAGCTGATCGAGGTCTCCCGGCTGGTGCCCGCTCCCGCCGACGCGGTCTTCGCCGTGCTGACCGACCCGTTCGGCCACGTGGAGATCGACGCGTCCGGGATGCTCATGGGCGCCGAGGGCGCCCCGGTCACGCAGGTGGGCGACCGGTTCGTGGTGCACATGGACCGCGAGGCGCTCGGTGACGTGCCGCTGGGCCGGTACGACGTCGACGTGGTGATCACGAAGCTCGTCCCCGGCGAGGAGATCGCGTGGACCGTCGAGGGCCGGGTCGGGCCGCACGCCCGCCACGTGTACGGCTACCGGCTGGCACCGGCCGCGAACGGCACGCTCGTCACCTCGTACTACGACTGGTCGCAGGTCAGCGACGAGTGGCGCGGACGCGTGACGTTCCCGGTGGTGTCGCAGGCAGCGCTCAAGGCGACGCTGGGGATCCTGGAGCGGGTGGTGCGCCGCCGGTCACCGGCAGGTGCTTGA
- a CDS encoding cytochrome P450 yields MRTDAELIVDPDTYTSGVPYDALTRLREKNVVRIDDSGAGSFWAVFRYDDVRTVLKSPAIFSSHRGATQIRDPQPDDLKYVQRMMLNQDPPEHSRLRRMLTRAFTPRAVARLEEGIRANARRIVAEPSGDFAADVADLPLLTLADVFGVPRQDRALLYDWSNRVIGFQDAEYALSSSSTAGMTDMALQAVELRPDDGRDPRARNGMPDLYAYAHALGAYKRAHPSDDVISNLMQEDLSLEEFENLFWLFSVAGNETLRNGIPGGLIALLDHPGQYERLRADRSLLGTAVEEMLRWWTPVMHFRRTAIQDTSLSGVEIGAGDKVVVWFSAANRDERVFTEPDRFDVGRREADHLSFGHGPHFCLGAQLARTQLRAVFEAVLDLPGRLELAGEVSRLRSNFQNGVKHLPVTGGAPPAPGSPASP; encoded by the coding sequence ATGCGGACCGATGCCGAGCTGATCGTCGACCCGGACACATATACCTCGGGTGTCCCGTACGACGCACTCACCCGGCTGCGCGAAAAGAACGTCGTGCGCATCGACGACTCCGGCGCCGGATCGTTCTGGGCGGTCTTCCGCTACGACGACGTCCGAACGGTGTTGAAGTCGCCCGCCATCTTCTCCTCGCACCGCGGCGCCACCCAGATCCGCGACCCTCAGCCGGACGACCTGAAGTACGTCCAGCGCATGATGCTCAACCAGGACCCGCCTGAGCACTCCCGGCTGCGGCGCATGCTGACCAGGGCGTTCACCCCGCGGGCCGTGGCGAGGCTGGAGGAGGGCATCCGCGCGAACGCCCGCCGGATCGTCGCCGAACCGTCCGGTGACTTCGCCGCCGACGTCGCCGACCTGCCGTTGCTGACGCTCGCCGACGTCTTCGGCGTGCCCCGCCAGGACCGTGCGCTGCTCTACGACTGGAGCAACCGCGTGATCGGTTTCCAGGACGCCGAGTACGCGCTGTCGTCCAGCTCCACCGCCGGCATGACCGACATGGCGTTGCAGGCGGTGGAACTTCGTCCGGACGATGGCCGCGACCCGCGCGCACGCAACGGCATGCCCGACCTCTACGCCTATGCGCACGCGTTGGGCGCGTACAAGCGTGCGCATCCATCGGACGACGTGATCAGCAACCTCATGCAGGAGGACCTGTCGCTGGAGGAGTTCGAGAACCTCTTCTGGTTGTTCTCCGTGGCGGGCAACGAGACCCTGCGCAACGGCATCCCCGGCGGCCTGATCGCGTTGCTCGACCACCCCGGCCAGTACGAACGACTGCGCGCCGACCGGTCGCTGCTCGGCACCGCGGTCGAGGAGATGCTGCGCTGGTGGACGCCGGTGATGCACTTCCGCCGCACGGCCATTCAGGACACCTCGTTGTCCGGCGTGGAGATCGGGGCGGGGGACAAGGTCGTCGTGTGGTTCTCGGCGGCGAACCGGGACGAGCGCGTGTTCACCGAGCCCGACCGGTTCGACGTGGGCCGTCGGGAGGCCGACCACCTGAGCTTCGGGCACGGCCCGCACTTCTGCCTCGGCGCGCAGCTGGCCAGGACCCAGCTGCGCGCGGTGTTCGAGGCGGTGCTCGACCTGCCGGGCCGGCTGGAGCTCGCCGGCGAGGTCAGCCGGTTGCGGTCGAACTTCCAGAACGGCGTCAAGCACCTGCCGGTGACCGGCGGCGCACCACCCGCTCCAGGATCCCCAGCGTCGCCTTGA
- a CDS encoding alpha/beta fold hydrolase, whose translation MLHVERGGNGPLLVLLHGLGATGEVWDQVVGNWHGSWLVPDLPGHGRSGRIERYTFGSIAAAVAEVVPREPVTVIGHSLGGVVGLALASGWFGVEVTTAVGVGIKVQWTDEELAKAAALAAKPAKVFETEAEAVDRAAKMAGVPLRHGVSEVDGGWAPVLDMRAFGVGRPDMAGLVMAAQAHVVLAAGENDPMSPQEHLKELVPEPVVFTGAGHNVHVESPSSLSGLLAQLAR comes from the coding sequence GTGCTCCATGTCGAACGTGGCGGGAACGGACCGCTGCTGGTGCTGCTGCACGGCCTCGGCGCGACCGGCGAGGTCTGGGACCAGGTCGTCGGGAACTGGCACGGCAGCTGGCTGGTGCCGGATCTGCCCGGTCACGGCCGCAGCGGCCGGATCGAGCGGTACACGTTCGGCTCCATCGCGGCCGCCGTCGCGGAGGTGGTGCCGCGCGAGCCCGTCACGGTCATCGGCCACTCGCTCGGCGGCGTGGTCGGCCTGGCGCTGGCGAGCGGCTGGTTCGGCGTCGAGGTGACGACCGCGGTCGGCGTCGGGATCAAGGTCCAGTGGACCGACGAGGAGCTGGCCAAGGCCGCCGCGCTCGCCGCCAAGCCCGCCAAGGTCTTCGAGACCGAGGCAGAGGCCGTCGACCGCGCCGCCAAGATGGCCGGTGTGCCGCTCAGGCACGGAGTGTCCGAGGTGGACGGCGGCTGGGCACCCGTGCTGGACATGCGCGCGTTCGGCGTCGGCCGCCCGGACATGGCCGGACTGGTGATGGCCGCGCAGGCGCACGTGGTGCTGGCGGCGGGCGAGAACGACCCGATGAGCCCCCAGGAGCACCTGAAGGAGCTGGTGCCGGAGCCGGTGGTGTTCACCGGCGCCGGCCACAACGTGCACGTCGAGTCGCCCTCGTCCCTGTCCGGACTGCTCGCTCAGCTCGCGAGGTAG
- a CDS encoding SDR family NAD(P)-dependent oxidoreductase has translation MSTKELAGKKALVTGATSGIGRAIAVRLAEAGATVYLTGRRAELGKETVELVEKAGGTGHFVVSDVGNLDDVRKLAQEVGEVDVLVNNAGIFPFAPTTEQSVETYDQVFDVNVRGTYFLTAALAPAMVSKKKGAIINISSIGADVGNPVTSVYSASKAAMDALTRSWAVEFGAHGVRVNSVAPGPIRTDAAVTQAGEVFEEFSNQLPLARVGEPEEIADVVLFLASDRSSFVTGTVLAADGGYLAS, from the coding sequence ATGTCAACCAAGGAACTCGCAGGCAAGAAGGCACTCGTCACCGGCGCCACCTCCGGCATCGGCCGCGCGATCGCGGTCAGGCTCGCGGAGGCGGGGGCCACCGTCTACCTCACCGGTCGCCGCGCCGAGCTGGGCAAGGAGACCGTCGAGCTGGTCGAGAAGGCCGGCGGCACCGGCCACTTCGTCGTCTCCGACGTCGGAAACCTCGACGACGTCCGCAAGCTCGCGCAGGAGGTCGGCGAGGTCGACGTGCTCGTGAACAACGCGGGCATCTTCCCGTTCGCGCCGACCACCGAGCAGTCCGTCGAGACCTACGACCAGGTCTTCGACGTCAACGTGCGCGGCACCTACTTCCTCACCGCGGCCCTCGCTCCGGCGATGGTCTCGAAGAAGAAGGGCGCGATCATCAACATCTCGTCCATCGGCGCGGACGTCGGCAACCCGGTCACCAGCGTGTACAGCGCGTCCAAGGCCGCGATGGACGCGCTGACCCGCTCGTGGGCCGTCGAGTTCGGCGCACACGGCGTGCGCGTCAACTCGGTGGCGCCCGGTCCGATCCGCACCGACGCCGCGGTGACGCAGGCCGGTGAGGTGTTCGAGGAGTTCAGCAACCAGCTGCCGCTGGCCCGCGTCGGCGAGCCGGAGGAGATCGCCGACGTCGTGCTGTTCCTCGCGTCCGACCGCTCCAGCTTCGTGACCGGCACGGTGCTCGCGGCCGACGGCGGCTACCTCGCGAGCTGA